GCCTATGTAGTTGTGCCCCAGACGCGCCGCTTCTTTGCGCGCCAGCGTTATTACCTGTTGGGCTCTCGGTGTAAAGTGCTGCATTTTATGATAATTCCTTCCGTGTTGCGCGTTGTTTATCGGACGCAACATGCCGATATTAACTTATTTTGCGGCGAATTCGGGAAGTCCCGCGGCGAACGTGTTAAGATACGCCGCCCTCACCGCGTCGCGCTCGGACGCCTCGGATTCCCTGATATTGAATTTGTCCTGCAAATGCGCGGGCTGAATGTCGAGAATTGCGTTGTCGACATCTTCTATGACGTCTCCCGCCGACTTGCAGAAGCCCATGTCCGCCGCCATGCGAATGTTCGAAAGCAGCGAGACCGCCTCGGCTGTGTCTATAAGTTTGCAGTTTTTCAATATCGCGACCGACCGCGCTATCTTATCGACAATCACAACGGGCGTTTGTTGCATCGTTTTCAGCCGCGCGTTTGTTTCGAACTCGACGAGCTTGTCGGTAAATTTTGCGATTTTTGCTATGATTTCCTCTTCGGAAATTCCAAGCGTCTGCTGGTTCGACAGCTGGAAGAACGCCCCGTAAGAGTCGCTGCCTTCGCCGTTCGCGCCCCTGACTACCATTCCCAGCTGGTTAAGCCCGCGCACTATTTTCTCTATCTGGCCGCCGAGCGAAAGCGCGGGAAGGTGCAACATGACCGACGCCCGCATTCCCGTTCCGACGTTTGTCGGGCACGCCGTGAGGTAGCCGAAGTTGGGGCTGAACGCGTATTCGAGCCGCTCCTCGACGGCGTCGTCTATGGAATTTACCGTGCGCCACAGCGCGTTGAGCCGCTGCCCCTTTGCGACAGCCTGAATGCGGAGGTGGTCTTCCTCGTTAATCATTGCGCTTGCCGCGCCGTCTTTTGAAATGTACACGCCCGCGTTTTCGGTTGCGCCCGCGAGTTCGCGGGTTGCGTGGCGTTCCTCGACGAGCATGCTCTTTCCGAAGTCGGAGATTTCGGACATCTTTACGAGCCTGCCGCCCTTGAATTTCCCCGTCTTTGAGAGCGCGTCGGCGCATTTTTCGAACACCTCTGCAAGCTCCCCGCAAGACGCCGCGTTCGAGAAGCGCGTGTGCGCCAAGTTCCGCGCAAGCCTTATGCGCGAAGTCATCACGATTGCGGAGTTTTTTCTGTGGATTTTCAAGACCATTATTTGTTCTTTTCGGACAGTTTTTTGAGCTTGTCGCGCAGGTCGGCGGCGTCTTCGTACCGCTCCTCGGCGACGGCTTCGTCGAGCATTTTCTGCAAGAGTCCGGGAGTCTCCTCCGCGGGTTGGGCGTCGGGCTGCGAATCCTCCACAACCTCGGCGTTGAGCTTTACGGGCTGCGTTTCCGACAGGAACGCGTCGAGCGTGTTTTCGAGCGTTTCGTCGAACAGCTCGCCGCCCGCGATTTCCTCGAAATCGCGCAGTTTTTTGGAGTTGTCTATCGACGCAAAGCAGTTTGCGCCGTGCGTTTTCGGCGTCTTGCCCTTGTGCTCCGTCGCTGCGTGCATTTGGGCGAAAAGCTCGAAGAGCCTGTTGCCCAGCGCGACGTAGCAGTCGGGACACGAGAACCTCGCGCCCTTTTCGATTTCCGAAAGCGACGCCCCGCAAGTCGGGCACGAATCCGGGTTTGCCGCCTTTGCCGACACTATTTTCTCTTCCAGTTCCTTCAATTTCGGAAAAAGGTCGAGCGGCAGATTTGCGGCGTCGAGCGACGCCTTTTCAGCGCACTCGGAGCACAAATGCACCTTCACCTTTTTACCGTTTACGATTTTGGTGATGTGGAATGTTGCGGGCTTGCCGCATATGTCGCATTTATATTCCGTAGCCATTTTACGATTCCGCGCGCGCCGCGCGTTTTGCGGAGCGGCGGCGCAAGTGTGTGCGTGTTATACGAGTTTTAGAAGTTCGTCGGTCGAAGGTATGTCTCTTATGATTTGGGACTGCATCGGCCCGACACCGATATATCGCAAATTCGGCTTGTTGTTTAAGCCCGACTTCGACGCGACTTCCACGACGCTTTTCAGGCAGAACGCGACGTATTTTTTCGCGTTTTCGGGGAGGTCGGCAAACGAGCGGACTTTCGAAATGTCTTCGCTCCAGCCCGCAAGTTTTGCGTACACGGGGCGCAGTTTTTTGCGGAGCGCGTCGCAGCGCGGAACGCCGTGGTATACTTCGCCCGTGGAGTCGTCCACATACGAAGTGCACACAAGCAGGTCGCCGTTCCAATCGCCGGAGTACGACAGCGCGTCGAGCTTGTTTATTACGATGTCTTCGTAGCCGCCGTAGCGGAGCGCGTCGCCCTTTTCGACGGCGTCGAACCAGCCGACCATGCGCTGGCGGCCGGTGCTTGTGCCGTATTCGAGCTTTTTGAGCTTCTGGGCGAGCGGGTGGGCGTCGTCCATTTGCGTGAGGAAGACGTGCGTGCCTACTTTCGTGTCGTAAGCCTTGCAGCAGCCGAGCGTGTGGACCGCGCGGAGCGGAATGCACGCGCTTTCGAAAAATTCGGGAACGCCCGTGTGCGACGCCGTTACATTGGGCGCAA
The Opitutia bacterium KCR 482 genome window above contains:
- a CDS encoding ATP--guanido phosphotransferase yields the protein MVLKIHRKNSAIVMTSRIRLARNLAHTRFSNAASCGELAEVFEKCADALSKTGKFKGGRLVKMSEISDFGKSMLVEERHATRELAGATENAGVYISKDGAASAMINEEDHLRIQAVAKGQRLNALWRTVNSIDDAVEERLEYAFSPNFGYLTACPTNVGTGMRASVMLHLPALSLGGQIEKIVRGLNQLGMVVRGANGEGSDSYGAFFQLSNQQTLGISEEEIIAKIAKFTDKLVEFETNARLKTMQQTPVVIVDKIARSVAILKNCKLIDTAEAVSLLSNIRMAADMGFCKSAGDVIEDVDNAILDIQPAHLQDKFNIRESEASERDAVRAAYLNTFAAGLPEFAAK
- a CDS encoding UvrB/UvrC motif-containing protein — encoded protein: MATEYKCDICGKPATFHITKIVNGKKVKVHLCSECAEKASLDAANLPLDLFPKLKELEEKIVSAKAANPDSCPTCGASLSEIEKGARFSCPDCYVALGNRLFELFAQMHAATEHKGKTPKTHGANCFASIDNSKKLRDFEEIAGGELFDETLENTLDAFLSETQPVKLNAEVVEDSQPDAQPAEETPGLLQKMLDEAVAEERYEDAADLRDKLKKLSEKNK